In one window of Spirochaetaceae bacterium DNA:
- a CDS encoding PIN domain-containing protein, which translates to MGFLIDSTACIHAERNRRTPEQLVAEIMERWGNAELWVSVMSAAELFHGCWRADHPSRRARREEFIEALLGAIPVLPVTLTVARVVGRIDAQLSAAGQRIPTSDLLIAATALSRGDAIVTGDARHFDRVAGLTVHRFT; encoded by the coding sequence TTGGGATTCCTGATCGATTCCACGGCATGCATCCACGCCGAACGCAACCGCCGCACGCCGGAGCAACTCGTCGCCGAGATCATGGAGCGCTGGGGCAATGCCGAACTGTGGGTGTCGGTGATGAGCGCGGCGGAGCTGTTTCACGGCTGCTGGCGCGCCGACCACCCGTCGCGGCGAGCAAGACGCGAGGAATTCATCGAGGCTCTGCTGGGGGCGATTCCGGTGCTCCCCGTCACCCTCACGGTCGCGCGCGTGGTGGGTCGGATCGATGCGCAACTGAGCGCCGCGGGACAGAGGATCCCGACATCGGACCTGCTCATTGCGGCGACCGCGCTGTCCCGCGGCGACGCGATCGTCACCGGGGACGCCCGCCACTTCGACCGCGTCGCCGGGCTCACGGTGCACCGGTTCACGTAA